In Dysgonomonadaceae bacterium zrk40, one genomic interval encodes:
- a CDS encoding TonB-dependent receptor, giving the protein MYKLKTFLLFTVINLFCFMTYAQQSVKGNISDEYGDAIIGASILQKGTTNGTVTDIDGNFSLSAPVGATLQISYIGYITQEVEVTGGTLQIVLLEDTKTLDEVVVVGFGTQRKVNLTGAVGVATSEDIESRPVNTVSDALQGLIPGLQLTHNAGDIESNMSIRIRGTGTIGEGSSDNPLVLIDGMEGDINLLNPEDVESISVLKDASASSIYGSRAAFGVVLITTKKGREGRTSVNYNNSFRLSSPIGMPEMMDSYTFANYYNQGALNAGWGAIFNNETMKRMMDFQAAGGTSSGGLLTDGNVWGKPAGDPFTTGYANTDWYNELYRDNALSQNHNLSISGGNEKLNYYASLGYLNYNGMLNHGSDGQDRYNASGKISSRLADWVTFNYSMRLIRQDMHRPTNFGGGFYEKIGRQTWPNLPVYDENGNYHNSNADTPAMMLALGGERLAQTDRIYQQAAFILEPIKNWKTHFEFNYSINNQDIRQTRLPYYNHDVQGNVIDTQGTSSLYQAYRKENYMNWNIYSDYSWTMDESHNFKTMLGFQADEQKQSFFSATGYGLQAEDLPELDLISGVDGKGVERPAEISGYRNQWSTAGFFGRVNYDYEGRYLAEANLRYDGSSRFRRGNRWTWSPSFSLGWNIAQEGFWEDMVDVVNQLKLRGSYGVLGNQSTNAWYPTYRTMTINPQAGSWLQGGARPNTAWVNNLVSTSLTWETVRTWNIGLDWGLFNNRLTGSFDTFVRFTDNMVGPAMELPATLGLSAPSSNNSDLKTVGNEITLNWRDNLSNDFRYGITLNVHDARTIIRSYPGNSTKSIWNFNNGREIGEIWGYETVDIAKTQEEMDAHLEAVGGQTALGSEWSAGDIMYADLDGKPGISSGAETLDDHGDLKVIGNSTPRYFFGADLSASYKGFDMRAFIQGVAKRDYFTGSPIFWGVTSSQWWSAALGAHQDYFRPNDIGLEGRVIPANTDSYFPRPVFGTSKNQQRQTRYLQDASYIRLKNLQLGYTIPVHLTEKAGISNCRMFVSIDNLLTGTSLLKVFDPETIDGGYESYGNAYPLARTFSFGISTSF; this is encoded by the coding sequence ATGTACAAACTAAAAACATTCTTACTATTCACTGTCATAAATCTATTCTGTTTTATGACATACGCCCAGCAGTCAGTCAAGGGCAACATTTCCGACGAATACGGAGATGCGATCATCGGCGCCAGTATTCTGCAGAAAGGGACTACCAATGGGACCGTAACCGACATCGACGGGAATTTCTCCCTATCGGCACCAGTTGGTGCCACACTACAAATCAGCTATATCGGCTACATCACGCAGGAAGTAGAGGTTACCGGAGGAACCCTGCAAATCGTGTTGTTAGAGGATACCAAAACCCTGGATGAAGTGGTCGTCGTAGGTTTTGGCACACAAAGGAAGGTGAACCTGACCGGAGCGGTTGGAGTTGCCACTTCTGAGGACATTGAATCAAGACCGGTAAATACGGTATCTGATGCCCTCCAGGGACTTATTCCCGGACTCCAGCTAACACACAATGCCGGTGACATCGAATCAAACATGTCGATACGTATCCGCGGTACAGGAACCATTGGTGAGGGCTCCAGCGACAATCCGCTTGTGTTGATCGATGGCATGGAGGGCGACATCAATCTCCTCAATCCTGAGGACGTTGAATCGATCTCGGTGCTCAAAGATGCTTCGGCCTCTTCCATCTATGGATCACGTGCTGCATTTGGTGTGGTTTTAATCACTACCAAGAAGGGACGTGAAGGCAGGACATCGGTCAACTACAACAACAGCTTCCGCCTTTCCAGCCCTATAGGCATGCCGGAGATGATGGATTCCTATACCTTTGCCAACTACTACAACCAGGGTGCATTGAACGCCGGATGGGGAGCCATCTTCAACAATGAAACCATGAAGCGGATGATGGACTTTCAGGCTGCAGGAGGCACAAGCAGCGGTGGTTTGCTAACTGATGGCAATGTGTGGGGTAAACCGGCAGGAGACCCCTTCACTACCGGATATGCCAATACCGATTGGTACAATGAGTTGTACCGCGACAACGCGCTCTCTCAGAACCATAACCTGAGCATCAGCGGCGGAAACGAGAAACTGAACTATTACGCCTCACTCGGATATCTCAACTACAATGGGATGCTGAACCATGGTTCTGACGGTCAGGATCGGTACAATGCCTCCGGGAAAATCAGCTCACGTCTTGCCGATTGGGTAACCTTCAACTACAGCATGCGTCTGATACGTCAGGATATGCATCGCCCCACGAACTTCGGAGGTGGCTTCTATGAGAAGATTGGTCGACAGACATGGCCCAACCTGCCTGTCTATGACGAAAACGGGAATTATCACAACAGCAATGCTGACACCCCTGCAATGATGCTTGCGCTGGGTGGAGAACGTTTGGCTCAGACCGACAGAATCTATCAACAGGCAGCATTTATCCTGGAACCCATCAAGAATTGGAAGACTCATTTCGAATTCAACTACAGCATCAACAACCAGGATATCCGTCAGACAAGACTCCCCTACTACAACCACGATGTACAGGGTAACGTCATTGACACCCAGGGGACTTCAAGTCTCTACCAGGCATACCGAAAAGAGAACTACATGAACTGGAACATCTACTCCGATTATTCCTGGACCATGGATGAGTCTCACAACTTTAAAACGATGCTCGGTTTCCAGGCAGATGAACAGAAGCAGAGCTTCTTCTCTGCCACCGGCTACGGATTGCAGGCGGAAGATTTGCCGGAACTCGACCTTATATCGGGTGTTGATGGCAAGGGCGTTGAGCGTCCGGCAGAGATCTCGGGATACCGCAACCAGTGGTCGACAGCAGGTTTCTTTGGCCGTGTGAACTATGATTATGAAGGACGATACCTGGCCGAAGCAAATCTCCGGTACGATGGCTCTTCACGCTTCCGCAGAGGAAACAGATGGACCTGGTCACCCTCCTTCTCACTGGGATGGAATATTGCACAAGAAGGTTTCTGGGAAGATATGGTGGATGTAGTCAACCAACTCAAGCTGCGTGGCTCATATGGTGTGTTGGGCAACCAGAGCACCAATGCCTGGTACCCCACTTACCGCACCATGACCATCAACCCACAGGCAGGCAGCTGGTTGCAAGGGGGGGCACGCCCCAACACTGCATGGGTGAACAACCTGGTGAGCACATCACTCACCTGGGAAACAGTACGTACCTGGAACATCGGTCTCGATTGGGGTTTGTTCAACAACCGGCTCACCGGTTCATTCGATACTTTTGTCCGCTTCACAGACAACATGGTGGGACCGGCAATGGAACTACCTGCAACCTTAGGTCTCTCGGCTCCCAGCTCCAACAACAGTGACCTGAAAACTGTGGGGAATGAAATCACCCTCAACTGGAGGGACAACCTATCCAATGACTTCCGCTATGGCATCACCCTCAATGTACACGATGCAAGAACCATTATCCGCAGCTATCCGGGTAACTCCACAAAATCAATCTGGAACTTCAACAATGGACGTGAGATTGGTGAAATATGGGGATATGAAACCGTTGATATCGCCAAAACACAGGAAGAGATGGACGCACATCTGGAAGCAGTGGGCGGACAAACGGCCCTCGGTTCTGAATGGTCGGCCGGAGACATCATGTATGCTGACCTTGACGGTAAACCGGGCATCAGCTCAGGAGCGGAGACACTCGACGATCATGGCGACCTGAAAGTGATTGGTAACAGTACTCCTCGCTACTTCTTTGGTGCGGATCTGTCGGCCAGCTACAAAGGATTTGACATGCGTGCATTCATCCAGGGAGTGGCTAAACGCGACTATTTCACCGGCAGCCCCATCTTCTGGGGCGTCACCAGCAGTCAATGGTGGTCGGCAGCACTGGGTGCCCATCAGGACTATTTCCGCCCCAACGATATAGGATTGGAGGGAAGAGTGATACCGGCCAACACCGATTCTTACTTTCCACGTCCTGTATTTGGAACCAGTAAGAACCAACAAAGACAGACAAGATACCTGCAGGATGCATCATATATCCGCTTAAAAAACCTGCAGCTGGGTTACACCATCCCGGTTCATCTCACAGAGAAAGCAGGCATCTCCAACTGCCGAATGTTTGTTTCTATTGACAACCTGCTGACAGGCACAAGCCTGCTCAAGGTATTCGATCCCGAAACAATTGACGGTGGATACGAAAGCTATGGAAACGCATATCCACTGGCACGTACATTCTCTTTTGGGATTTCAACCTCATTCTAA
- a CDS encoding RagB/SusD family nutrient uptake outer membrane protein, whose amino-acid sequence MKPFKYKYLYHIILAAVLFAGITSCDDFLDKEPMSNISPEKYYSSAAQLDAILMDLYPHILPSHSNWSYGIYGEDNGTDNQIGVTANNRYTTDRWLVPNSESNNWAFNRIYHVNFYLTQTLEKFGESMDGSESVISGNNAHVKHYIGEMYFLRALEYFKKLQMFGDFPIITEPLPDDMEVLAEASKRFPRNEVARFIMDDLDKAYTYMGDVDFNTTRINKDVALLLKSRVALFEGTWLKNFKGTAFVPGGEDWPGTEQHPSYSYPAGSIDNEVTWFLTQAADAAKTVGDKYKGSLTPNTGTVQQSEEDAANPYFNMFADEDLSEYPEVMLWRQYARGLVTHNVNAAAGRGNYRIGLTRGYVQNFLMADGTPLYTNGSYEEGNGYYMGDQTIADVRANRDTRLSLFLKEPGQKNILFEVNNPEGTEAVMTEPYPAITLGDSERGYATGYALRKGGSLNKKHYANGGGYTASIAFRSVEALLNYIEASYLLNGTIDATAAEYWSLIRQRAGVDPDFNKTISLTDMSKEAENDWGAFTAGSVITDPTLYNIRRERRSELLAEGFRYMDLRRWRSMDQLIDEPYHMEGFHLWNSPMQEWYNESDLVYNEGTNSTVSPPEKSEYLRPFERYSGQAGFEGCTWRMAHYLEPIMIKQFLLTSPNGNDPTQSTIYQNPYWPLEAGVPAVN is encoded by the coding sequence ATGAAACCATTTAAGTATAAATATCTATATCACATCATTCTGGCGGCAGTACTCTTTGCTGGCATCACCTCATGTGATGATTTTCTCGACAAGGAGCCCATGTCGAACATCTCTCCGGAAAAGTATTACTCTTCTGCCGCACAGCTGGATGCAATATTGATGGATCTCTATCCTCATATCCTGCCCAGCCATTCCAACTGGAGTTACGGCATTTACGGTGAAGACAACGGTACCGACAACCAAATCGGAGTGACAGCAAACAACCGCTATACTACTGATCGATGGTTGGTACCCAATAGTGAGTCTAACAACTGGGCGTTCAACCGCATCTATCATGTGAACTTTTACCTCACACAGACGCTGGAGAAGTTTGGCGAAAGCATGGATGGATCGGAATCAGTGATCAGCGGTAACAATGCGCATGTAAAGCACTATATCGGCGAGATGTATTTCCTCCGTGCGTTGGAATATTTCAAGAAACTGCAGATGTTTGGTGATTTCCCGATCATCACGGAGCCGTTACCCGATGACATGGAAGTTCTTGCTGAGGCCAGCAAGCGTTTCCCTCGCAACGAGGTAGCCCGATTCATCATGGATGATTTGGACAAAGCATACACATACATGGGTGATGTGGATTTCAATACCACCCGTATCAACAAAGATGTAGCCTTGTTGCTTAAATCAAGAGTCGCACTCTTTGAGGGTACATGGTTGAAAAATTTTAAGGGTACAGCCTTTGTGCCGGGAGGTGAAGATTGGCCGGGAACTGAACAGCATCCGAGCTACAGCTATCCCGCGGGAAGCATCGACAACGAGGTCACCTGGTTCCTGACTCAGGCCGCTGACGCTGCCAAAACAGTGGGTGACAAGTACAAAGGGTCACTCACCCCCAATACCGGCACCGTACAGCAATCTGAAGAGGATGCAGCCAATCCTTACTTCAACATGTTTGCCGATGAGGACCTCTCCGAATATCCGGAAGTAATGCTCTGGCGTCAGTATGCACGGGGACTTGTCACCCACAATGTCAACGCTGCAGCAGGCAGGGGTAACTACCGCATCGGCCTCACCAGGGGCTATGTTCAGAATTTCCTGATGGCGGATGGCACACCGTTATATACCAACGGATCTTACGAAGAGGGCAACGGTTATTACATGGGTGACCAAACGATTGCAGATGTAAGAGCCAACCGGGATACCCGTTTGTCGCTCTTCCTTAAAGAACCGGGACAGAAAAACATCCTTTTTGAAGTCAACAATCCGGAAGGTACAGAAGCGGTGATGACAGAACCCTACCCTGCCATCACACTGGGTGATTCTGAACGTGGCTACGCCACCGGTTATGCACTCCGCAAAGGGGGCTCATTGAACAAAAAGCACTACGCCAACGGAGGCGGATACACTGCTTCAATCGCATTCCGCTCTGTAGAAGCACTGCTGAACTACATCGAAGCCAGCTACCTCCTGAATGGAACAATAGATGCTACGGCTGCTGAGTATTGGAGCCTGATCCGTCAAAGAGCAGGTGTGGATCCCGACTTCAACAAGACCATCTCACTGACCGACATGAGCAAGGAAGCTGAAAACGACTGGGGCGCATTCACCGCGGGATCGGTTATCACAGACCCCACATTGTACAATATTCGTCGCGAACGACGCAGCGAGCTGCTGGCGGAAGGATTCCGCTATATGGACCTTCGCCGCTGGCGCTCTATGGATCAACTCATTGATGAACCTTATCACATGGAAGGATTCCATCTGTGGAACAGCCCCATGCAAGAGTGGTACAATGAAAGTGACCTGGTGTACAACGAGGGTACAAACTCCACCGTTTCACCTCCCGAGAAGAGTGAGTATCTGCGTCCTTTTGAACGTTACTCCGGTCAGGCCGGCTTCGAGGGATGCACCTGGAGAATGGCCCACTATCTGGAACCGATCATGATCAAACAGTTCCTGCTCACCTCTCCAAACGGGAATGATCCCACACAGTCGACCATCTACCAAAATCCATATTGGCCTTTGGAAGCTGGTGTTCCGGCAGTAAACTAA
- a CDS encoding glycoside hydrolase family 88 protein produces MNKNKCVAILAAIVAQLIVTGCVSSVNAGEEIKQPFVSKTEVLGILNKVNQYWQTNNPNHGNAFWHRAAYHTGNMAAYEVTGNEEFLAFSHAWAEQNEWKGAKSDARENWKYSYGESDDYVLFGDWQICFQVYADLYNLDPADHKIARALEVMEYQMGTPQNDYWWWADGLYMVMPVMTKLYHITGNSLYLEKLHDYFTFARDLMYDEEAALFYRDAKYIYPAHKTNNGKKDFWARGNGWVFAGLAKVLNQLPVSDPHRDEYIQIYRAMASSLMASQQDEGFWSRSLLDLSHAPGYETSGTAFFLYGYLWGINNGLLSEKEFLPVVKKGWEYLSNIALQENGLVGFVQPIGERADQHRNVGPETTSDFGVGAFLLAASEMVKYSTAKSAFTPGAIWRDDQGNHINAHGGGILSHEGRYYWFGEHKGEKSNAAHVGVTCYSSDDLYNWKYEGVALTVSDDQESPIVKGSTIERPKVIYNVKTGKFVMYFHLELKGRGYEAAHVAVAVSDEVMGPYQLVKNGRVNAGVWPMNMTEEQRNSTVQPSDFEDWWTPEWMEALKDGLLVRRDFEGGQMSRDMTLFVDDDEKAYHIYASEENLTLHIAELTDDYLDHSGNYVRVEPGGHNEAPAIFKKDGRYFMITSGCTGWAPNAARLLTADHIMGPWTLHPNPARGDDADLTFHSQSTFIIPLQGKKDAYIFMADRWKPDTPIDGRYIWLPVLFEDGLPVLKWFDEWDLTIFDELTPDSSAPEEIEGYNLVWHDEFNQEGTPDPAVWSFEEGFVRNHELQWYQQENALCRDGRLIITGRREKKNNPLFEAGSNDWRSSREEIQYSSSSIKTMGKKEFQYGRFEIRAKIPTASGSWPAIWTLGSEKEWPSNGEIDIMEYYRIEGEPHILANAAWGTEERFKAKWDSSATPFTHFTKKDPHWADKYHIWRMDWDEETIQLYLDDELLNEIDLSETVNGSLGDFRNPFKQPHYLLLNLAIGGQHGGVPDDSAFPLHYEIDYVRVYQKN; encoded by the coding sequence ATGAACAAAAACAAATGTGTTGCCATATTGGCGGCAATAGTTGCTCAATTAATTGTCACCGGCTGTGTATCATCAGTCAATGCGGGTGAAGAAATAAAACAACCTTTTGTTTCCAAAACCGAGGTACTCGGAATCCTCAACAAGGTAAACCAATACTGGCAAACAAATAACCCCAACCACGGTAATGCGTTCTGGCACCGTGCGGCCTATCACACCGGCAACATGGCAGCCTATGAAGTAACGGGAAACGAGGAATTTCTCGCTTTTTCACATGCCTGGGCCGAACAGAATGAGTGGAAGGGAGCCAAATCTGACGCACGGGAAAACTGGAAATACAGCTACGGTGAGAGTGATGACTATGTGCTCTTCGGCGACTGGCAGATCTGCTTTCAAGTGTATGCTGATCTGTACAATCTTGATCCTGCTGATCATAAGATTGCCCGTGCATTGGAGGTAATGGAATATCAGATGGGGACACCACAGAATGACTATTGGTGGTGGGCCGACGGACTTTACATGGTGATGCCCGTGATGACGAAGCTGTATCACATTACCGGGAACAGTCTCTATCTGGAGAAATTGCACGACTATTTCACATTTGCCAGGGATCTGATGTACGATGAAGAAGCAGCACTCTTCTATCGTGACGCCAAATATATCTACCCTGCACACAAGACAAATAACGGCAAAAAAGACTTCTGGGCCCGGGGCAACGGCTGGGTCTTTGCCGGACTGGCAAAAGTATTGAACCAACTGCCGGTAAGTGATCCTCACCGCGATGAATACATCCAAATCTACAGGGCCATGGCCTCCTCGCTGATGGCATCGCAACAGGATGAAGGTTTCTGGTCAAGGAGCCTGCTGGACCTCTCACATGCACCCGGATATGAAACAAGCGGAACCGCTTTCTTCCTCTATGGATACCTTTGGGGAATCAACAATGGCCTGCTATCGGAAAAAGAGTTTCTGCCCGTAGTGAAAAAGGGATGGGAATACCTGAGCAACATCGCACTGCAGGAGAACGGTCTGGTAGGCTTTGTGCAGCCTATCGGAGAGAGAGCAGACCAACACCGTAATGTGGGTCCTGAGACCACTTCCGATTTCGGTGTGGGAGCTTTCCTGCTGGCCGCTTCTGAGATGGTAAAATACAGCACCGCAAAAAGTGCTTTCACCCCGGGGGCAATCTGGCGCGACGACCAGGGAAATCACATTAACGCACACGGTGGAGGCATTCTCTCTCACGAGGGCAGATACTACTGGTTTGGTGAGCACAAAGGTGAAAAGTCGAACGCTGCACACGTGGGGGTAACCTGCTACTCATCAGACGATCTATACAACTGGAAATATGAAGGGGTAGCATTAACGGTGAGTGATGACCAGGAGAGTCCAATCGTAAAAGGAAGCACCATCGAACGTCCCAAGGTTATTTACAATGTCAAAACAGGTAAGTTTGTGATGTATTTTCACCTGGAACTCAAAGGTAGGGGATATGAAGCGGCCCATGTGGCAGTCGCGGTCAGCGACGAGGTCATGGGCCCTTATCAACTGGTTAAAAACGGGAGGGTAAACGCGGGTGTATGGCCCATGAATATGACGGAGGAACAACGCAATTCGACTGTGCAGCCTTCCGACTTTGAAGACTGGTGGACTCCCGAATGGATGGAGGCCCTGAAAGATGGCTTGCTTGTTCGCCGCGATTTTGAAGGGGGCCAGATGTCGCGTGACATGACCCTCTTTGTGGACGATGATGAGAAGGCATACCATATCTACGCTTCAGAAGAAAATCTCACCCTCCACATCGCTGAATTAACGGACGATTATCTTGATCACTCGGGAAACTACGTGCGGGTAGAACCGGGTGGACACAACGAGGCCCCGGCAATCTTCAAAAAAGATGGACGCTATTTCATGATAACATCGGGCTGCACGGGATGGGCGCCGAATGCGGCGCGTCTGCTGACTGCCGATCACATCATGGGGCCATGGACATTGCATCCGAACCCTGCTCGCGGAGATGATGCCGATCTCACTTTTCATTCGCAAAGCACCTTCATCATACCGCTACAGGGAAAGAAAGATGCTTATATATTCATGGCCGATCGTTGGAAACCCGACACCCCTATAGATGGCAGATACATATGGCTGCCGGTTCTATTTGAAGATGGGCTTCCTGTTCTCAAATGGTTTGATGAGTGGGATTTAACCATTTTTGACGAGCTCACACCCGATTCTTCGGCCCCTGAAGAAATTGAAGGATACAACTTGGTGTGGCACGATGAATTCAACCAGGAAGGCACACCAGACCCGGCTGTATGGTCATTTGAAGAGGGTTTCGTACGCAACCATGAACTGCAGTGGTACCAGCAGGAGAATGCTCTTTGCCGTGACGGCCGACTCATCATCACCGGTCGCAGGGAGAAGAAAAACAACCCTCTCTTTGAAGCAGGAAGCAACGATTGGCGCAGCAGCAGGGAAGAGATTCAATATAGCTCCTCATCCATCAAAACAATGGGTAAGAAAGAATTTCAATATGGGCGTTTCGAGATACGGGCAAAGATTCCAACAGCCAGTGGCTCCTGGCCGGCTATCTGGACACTCGGTTCGGAGAAGGAGTGGCCCTCAAACGGAGAGATCGACATCATGGAATATTACCGCATTGAGGGAGAACCCCATATCCTGGCCAACGCAGCCTGGGGTACAGAGGAGCGATTCAAGGCCAAATGGGACAGCTCCGCTACACCCTTTACCCATTTCACCAAAAAGGATCCTCACTGGGCAGACAAATACCATATCTGGCGTATGGATTGGGATGAAGAGACCATTCAACTGTACCTCGATGATGAACTGCTCAACGAGATCGATCTTTCTGAAACTGTGAACGGGTCACTCGGTGATTTCAGAAACCCGTTCAAACAACCCCATTATCTGTTGTTAAACCTGGCAATTGGAGGACAACACGGCGGTGTTCCCGATGATTCGGCATTTCCCCTCCACTATGAGATCGATTACGTAAGGGTGTATCAAAAGAATTAA